From the Ipomoea triloba cultivar NCNSP0323 chromosome 8, ASM357664v1 genome, the window GTTCTCAACTATCAcagttgctcaatttagtctctatataattttttttaaaaatagtctcTCAACTATAAggatttcaccattttggtATTCGATTACCAAAGTTGCTTAATTTAGTCTCTAACTATGCAAAtgttaacctaaaatataaatttattgtgGATTTGGGGACCTTTTATCGACTGAAACTGTCCATTgcctataacaaaattaccaatttcgTTCCGATTTAATAGATATTTAACGGTAAAATAGACAGAGACTAaactggttaaaattttcaaagtcgatgacttaattgacCACGGAAAATTGTCAaagatcaaattgataatttcacaatagttgatggatcatttcggtaataaacttaatattgggggaattttttaattttgagttgTTGGGGGTAAAAGTGAAAATGTTAGAAAATTTGATGAGGGACCAATTGTTAAATTGTGTTTCAATTGCGCTTCCATTCTCAGTTGGCATAATGGAACCTCTCTGCGAAAACTCAACTTCTACGGCGGTCGTCGCCGCCGACGTACAGAACCCTTCGCCGGCGGCACGGCCGCGTCCTAAGCGTTTCGTGAAGAATCAAATTCCAGACTCCATACTAAACGATGCGGCTCTCAACGCCGCCATCTCCCTCCTCCCAGCCAACTACAACTTCGAGATTCACAAGTGCGTTTGGCGCATCCGCTCCACGGGAGCAAAGCGCGTCGCTCTGCAGTTCCCGGAGGGCCTCCTCATGTACTCCCTCGTCATCGTCGATATCCTCTCCACCTTCACTTCCGCCGCCCACTGTTTCGTCCTCGGCGACGTCACCTACGGCGCGTGCTGCGTCGACGACCTCTCCGCCGCGGCGCTCTCTGCGGACCTCCTCATACACTACGGCCACAGTTGCCTGGTGCCTATCGACACCACCACAATCCCCTGCCTCTACATCTTCGTCGAAATCGCCATTGATGTACGCAAATTTCTCCACGAGTTAAAAGTCAATTTTGCCCCTGAGCAGTATGGTAATTTCATTATGGCTGGGACTATTCAGTTTGCCGGTGCAATTCGAGCTGTGAAACCCGAGCTGGAAAagctagggtttagggttttgataCCTCAGGCTAAACCCCTATCAGCTGGAGAAGTGTTGGGGTGCACTGCTCCAAGTGTTAGTAAGATTTGTAGTCCAGAGAATGCAGTTTTGATCTTTGTTGCTGATGGTAGGTTTCATTTGGAAGCATTTATGATAGCTAATCCAGGGATAAGGACATATAGGTATGATCCATATATAGGGAAGTTGTTTCTTGAGGAGTATGATCATGATGGGATGAAGGAGGAGAGGAGAAGAGCAATTGAGAAGGCAAAGGAAGCCAAGAATTGGGGAGTAGTGTTGGGGACTTTAGGGCGGCAAGGAAATCCGAGGATTTTGGATAGgttggagaagaagatggaGGAAAAAGATATGACTTGGACAGTGATTATGATGTCAGAGATATCTCCTGCCAGGATTGCATTGTTTGAGGATTCGGTGGAGGCTTGGATTCAAATCGCTTGCCCTCGGCTGTCCATTGATTGGGGAGACGCATTTGGGAGGCCGCTTTTGACACCCTTTGAAGCGGAGATTGCTTTGGGTGATCTACCTGGATGGTGGGAGAGGAAATCAGCTGTGAATTCCGGTGCCAGTTCCAAGAATGGTTCGGAAAGTTCAAAGAACGAATCTTGCTGCTCGTGCAATAATGCTGGCTTGAAAGGGGAGGAAGAGGCTGTGGTGGATTACCCAATGGATTATTATGCTCGGGATGGAGGGGAGTGGAATTCTTGCTATTCTAAGAAGCCTGCTAGACCTTCACAGAGAAGTACACAATGCTGTCGAAGTTAGGATGGTTTGTGCTTTATTGTCAAATACCAGCATGCCATTTATACAGACAGCCAATACTTTGCCTTGTGGATTTGTTGTTCACAAGGCTCCGCCTACAATTTTGAGTTTCCTTCATTATGCTGATCTTGTTGGTGTTGCTAAGTCTagatatatgtaatttttattcgTTTTCTTTTCTCCGAAAAATTGTGATTTTGTTCAAACCTAGGGCTGTTTTGATGCTGCCTTGGGGAAGATATTAGATATAGATTCCCATTATACTTGTATTCTTGATTGGTGAGGCCATATTTAGATTTTTGAACATGAAAAATGATGTTTATTGTCTCTTTGCTTTCTGCTTTTAACAGTTTAAAAGCTATTCTCTCATTTGATATTTGCAATAAGTTGAAATTATGCCAGCAATTCCATTGGTATCTTGAAATTGGGTGGAGGGTATAAGCAATTGTTATATTTACCATGTTTATCACATCCAGGTTATTTTGTTAgctgaaagtacataatttgaataGAGGGTCCACAATTCAGGATGAACCatgatccatagtataatttgcagGGTATAAGAGAGCTACCTGCAGAGTGCAGAGAACAAACCAAAGATTTGAACATTCAAGAAGAAAGGAATAAAGAATAAAGTATACATAGTAACTAAGATGGTACTCTGAATCACTTTTGGGGCTATTTGAGAAACCCTTAAAAATAGTTGAATTCATGAATAAAAGTAAGGAATAAGTTTAAATCATGGCTGAGCAAGGTAGTTTtacagtattttaatggatgcACAAGAAGTTTGCAGCCATTTACAGTACGATTGAAGAAGAGTAGATCACATCTTTACTTAGTCTTTGTTATGTAGCTAGAATCGGCATTGCAAAGGCAACCAAAGAAGCAGAAAATACAGGAAAGGATGGCTGATTTCCAAAAATAATACTGAGACCAATAATTCGGCCATGTAATCTAGAGCTCGTACATGTTGTTCCATGAAATTAAATAGTGTCTGGTTTTGGTGCTGGAACCCAGCTCATATGGGCACTAAGAGGTGCTACAGGTAGCAGAAAGGGTGCGGGAAAACTATTATGCTGCGACTAGGTCAGGAGTTTCAGCCTCCACGGATAATAAAGCATTGTGTACTTTATCCATCCAATTGTCCACCCGATCACACAAAGACTTGATTTGGGGAATGCCCAGAACTCTTGGTTGCACCCAAGAAACATAAACTGTTCCCTCAACTTGATCGATTATTCCCTCAATCAGATGCACCTGCAGCATAGAATTACAAATAAGTAATAATGAATAGCACTCTAGAGGTGAATAGATAACTTCAAACCTTTAACACCTGCACCTATTCCCAAAAGGAGACAGGAGAAAGTCTAAATGATATGCAGTGGAGAGTGGTTGTAAGTAAAATGTTATAGAGAGATATGCATGAATATGAATTGTCCATTTGACGAACCCTAACTCAGGTTGGCTGCACAATCTGTGTCAATGGAAAGTAACCAATTTGATAATCTTTTTTTCCCCTAAATACTCCATTAGTAATAAATTCACCCAATCTAAAATGGAGAGTTAGCATACATCAGCTCTGCAATTCAACTTGCCAAATATAACGACACAACCCTACAGTTTAAAATTCTGAAAACTTTATTCCACCGCACTAAATAAATAGCATTTGAAGAGGTAAATGTAATGGCAGATCGTGCACTTCGATTTGTGACCAACTTCATACATAACCCCCTAATCCTATAGATTTCAAGCTGATAGTATTCTGTAGTTATTAGTAAAGCACATTTCATGCATGTGTGAGGTAATCGAATGGTAAACCATGCACTTACAGAAAGACTCTTCATAAGGAGGTACTCCACATCTTCAACTGTCAACTTTGTCCGCTCTGCAATGATACTCAATGGAATAGTTCTATCCTCAGATGGGCGACTGCAAGAGAACATAATTGCAGTGTTAAATAAGAATGCACAATGGCAATAAACATTAAGAACATCCAACTTCATAGAAAAAGGGAAACTTGTTACAAAGTATTATACCTGAAGATGATTTCCATCAAACAGAGAATGTTGATTTTTTCCAAAAGCTTTTTCTCATTTTGCACCAGTGCAGGTTGAGCATTTAATGCACCTTGATGGACATTGCACAATGACTGATAGCGAACCAAATCTCCTGTGTTGAATGCTTCAAGAATATGGTAGAGCCACTCAACCTTTGTCCCTGTAAGACTCTTGATCTGTGACGAACTTCAAGAATTCAGTTGgggtatatttaaatataatcgAGCCAATTCACGGCACCTCTAAAGCATTATTCTTTTTGTCCATGAAAAATACTTAAAGTTCATCAAAACTCTAAATAGATTAGTAAAACACCATAACATCAGCCAAGAAACAGGACAGGCTCACACAGTGGTAACAAACATTACAATAAATGTTTGTTCAATTTTGCATTACCTCATAAGCAAAAGATACATTTCACAAGTCCAATCATGTAAGGCAACTTGATGGGGACAGAGTTAATAGAAAAGGTTTGACCAAAATGGAAGTACAGTTGTTAGAGTTTGAATTTTGTAAAGGAACATAAcatgattttaattatttttctttttctaatttctTGTGAGCTTGAATTCTGGAAAGTTGttaatgtaatataaatattgcaaaGCTTTGTTTGAAATTTTAGAAGTCAACAATGAAAGGGTTATACATAATGGATCAATCAGAGTTATTATAATTGATCCAGAGTTGCCAAAGGTATCAGCTCAACAAACAAGTTCCTGTTCTAGCTAAACCTCAGTAGTGCACCATGACAGTATAATTCCTATATCACTGGGCATATGAGTACAAGACACCCACAGTTACATATCTATGCTTTAGCAACTTAGCCACTCCAAAGAAAAATAGAAGACATGAAGAACCCTCCGATTATTGAAAGTGTAAAAGTGTGTTTGCTGTGCTTGTGAAGATAAATGCTAATAAAGAACGGAGCATGCAAGATTAAACTTACAATTGGATGTGCAAGCAACTCTCCGAAGTTGTATATATTTTCTCCAAGCAATGCTGATAGTGACAGATCAAATGCCAAATCCTAAATAATGTAAAAGAAATTGTAACTTGAACAACAGATAGTAAGAATTTGAGCAGTTAACTCACTGATAAATTTTGCATTCAGATAATTTAACTTTAGGAGAACTTAAAGTAGAGCTGGTATTCCAGCCaaaacttttcaagaaaaaaaaaaactcgaaaTTAGCTGCCAAGATTAGTTCAGATGGCACTCCAGAGAGATTTATGATTATTCATTTCCCATTTAAGCAAGGGGTATGTATGAAATTACCAATTAAATAATCACTGCCCTTCTatatttgaacaaaaatattgaGCAATGCTATAGGAAGGTTCAATCAAGGTGTTGGGAACTAAGGATAGATCCTAATTTAACATCATAGCTCCAAAACCTTGGCATTTGACAGTTTCCACTAAGGCACTAACTAAACTACGAAGACTTCAACTTATAAATGATTCACTTAAAATATCCTGGCAATACTCTTAATTTCTGACTATATGAATGAAAGAATAATGCAAGATGCTAAATATGATTAGAGCatgaaaaaaatcaaattacaaaattagAGTCTACCCCGTCCCCCGGgggggcaaaaaaaaaagaggcataATGAGGCAATAGAGACAACCACTTACCAGCTTAAATGATTCAGATAGAGACTCTACTGAAGTGTAAGCAAGATAGAGGAGAGCACTCTTATAGAACTCAGCAAATTCTTGTCTGAATTTGTGATACTGAGATGAAACCCAATAATAGCTCGCATACACAGTTGGATCAATATCGGTCATGCTATCAAGTGTACTCTTTCCCTCTTCCAAAAGATTCTTGCACCCTTTCTGATCCCCTTGTTCAAGTTTAAGTAATGCAATTTGCATCTTAATGTAAAGGATTGGTTCCTCTATGCGCAATTCTTTAGTATTACGAAGTTTCTCGATCACACCTTCAAGGTAACTAATAGCAGCTTCTTTCTCTGAGTACTGCCGAGAAACAATGACAGCAAAATGAGCAAGTTTGAGAAGATTGATCTTTGTCTCAAAGTCAGTGATGAAATTATGATACAACTGAATCAGTGCATCGCCAGCctgaaagaaaaaataacataGAAAAGAAAGTATTAGATACTGAGGTAAACACATAGAAACAGAAGTAGACTTGTATGAAACAAAACTAGACAAGAAGCTCTCTAACAGCTGTGCAAAATATGGAGCATGGTTCGCTTCCCACAATATATGCAGAGACATCTCTAAGAGTTAGAAGAATAATCAATTGCACTTGAAATATACTTCTGATTCTTATGTTTCTTGTTCATTTGCTCCTCCAAGGAACTATAAAAAGCAGGAAATAGTAGAATAGCTAGGTTGAGTAGAATCAAGTACTATTAGCTCTAACTTTCAGCAGCATGCAATACACGTGAACTAACAAAGAAAGCTAGATATCTGGATGGATCATCTTATATGTTTCTTAGAAAAGATTCCAACTATTATCaaacttttttatttgtttatctattaATAAAGCATGGGTAATAGCATGCATACAACTTCAATGAACTTCATTGTTAATATGAATAACATCAATGTTCATACTTCATCTTAAAGTTAGCAAAACTATGTCATGCTAACATTGCGAATATCAACTATTAGAACCATCAGAGTATCCTATAGGACAACAGATTGTTTAATCCAGGGCATTATAAGAATGAACTAAACCAGTCTTTTTCTTGTACACCAACAAAAGAGAAGTCTAATTACATGGTCTCCATTTAATCTTCAAAGTATGGAAATTCCTTAATTAATTCTTTTCATCTTATTTCCATTATTGAAAGAATGCTAAAATTCACTATGCTCTAAATAGGAAGTACTGAAGTACAATAAATTTGTCCAATTCACTCCATTATATCTCTGTATACCTACTAGAGGGCACCAATAAATTTCCAAATGCTCTTACACAAAAATTGAAGGCCTATTACAACTTTAAGTAAGTCCCCTTCCACAAAAGCATAACCAGAGTCCAAGTCTAGCACTAACATGCTTCCCTCTACATTCCTCAGTCATCTCTGTCAATTCAAGTTTTCTCAAATCACATGCAATTATCGCACCTAAAACACCCCCTAATTTCCAGGCATAACCTAACCTTAGATACTCAAGCACTGAAAAAATAGTTAATAACACTTTCATAGCCATGACTTTCACCTAACCAAGCTCAGAAACCACCATAAACATTGATAAAATTCAGCAATTATACTCTAACATATGCAAAATATCATGTGTTCTGTGGAGACCTGAAAAACAGAGAGAGAAACGAACTCCTCGAGCTTGTGAGTGAGCTGGTGCCAGAGCTTCCGCTGGTACAGATCTGCGAGAGTATTGTACCAATCGGAGAGCTCAGGGTGAGCATTGCGAAGCGAGTCCAGGTATTGCAGAGCCGCCATGGCTGACTCAAGCTGACCGACTAGcgatgaaggagaagaagaagacgacgaCGATGAAGCCGATGCAGCTGCAGGATgcgtctatatatataaatcctaTATAAAACCCTCtctgattttgattttgtttcttttgcTTTCGGGCGAGGAATTTAGGTGTAATTATTGCATTTGAGATTAACTTTAGGGGTCGATTTGTGAATAGTTTATAATGGTTTTTACCAGTAGTCCTccaactatttttaattttacactTTGACCCTATATATTTGATTAGCTTAtacttgtgtttttaatttatttcttttaagaAGATAATATTCAGCTAAGCATATTGTGCTCAAATGACAGTGATTCTCATATATGGGAGTCACAAGATTGAAGCCTCAGTGCCAATCACCTTGTGATCTAGTAGTATCCGGTTGCACCCCATATGGAAAGGGGTGGGCTAACTCTTTGtgtagtaggttgagaaagtagttataaacagatactacattgtaacaaattcagtagtactaaaaaaaagaatatttttaggagttttttttaatcattccaaaatatataaatctcATCTAGTATCAATACGCACTGTTTTTCATATGACTGCTCAATTTTTCTTTCATATGACTGCTCAATTTTTCGCCCATAACAGCTCTTTTGGCTCTTCCAAACGAACTATCTCGGATGTTGCATCCTTATTTCCTGTCGCTATGAACTCAATTTTTCGCTCATAACGACTCTTTTGACTCTTCTAAACGGATTGTCTCGGATGTTGTGTCCTTATTTCCTGCCGCTACGAACTCGCTATCCACATTCCACGGGCCATGGCTCATCATTTTATTAGTATCAAATTAACAAgcgaatttttttttgttctggaGGACATAATTAGTTCCGTTTTTACGTGACCAAAATTTAATGGGTTTTGTTGATGGTTAGGACTCTACTAGTCCATATTCTATTGCGACTCTTCCTGTGTATATAATTGTTGTATCATGTCTCTGATTTTGATCATTCCATAATATACAGTTCTCATCAAGAGTACATAGAGCTTGACGCTGTATTAGTATACATAGATACTCGTATTATTACTCACAAATATGTTGAATGGCAAATTTTCCTGCAATGTATTCAACATTCATCACAAACATATTGAGCATACATTCAAAACAATctttattgaaaatttaaagatattacatgcatatattataataacataCCTATACAAAACAGGCAAAACAAATGAAACAGACTAGAGGCAGTATAACAAAACAGCTATATGTTCTTTCCAAGTATGTATGGGAAAGAAATTCCAGCACAAAACAGCGAGGTTCGGCTAAATCCCAGATTCTTCGAGCAGTTTAAGGATACTATGTTCTGGTGCACTAATCGAGGGAAGGATCAAGCGCCCGGAAGGGGGTCTACGTGCTGTGCCGGCTCCCTCCGGCTCTGCAGCTGCCCCTTGCTGCATAACTGGCAAATCGCCTGTTTTTCGCACGGCAGAAACCCGCTCTTTCCATATTCTTCCATCCTGCAATTGACAACATATGTACGGTTCAAAAGTAGCAATCCGAGGACACCAAACAATGCCAAAGGCATAGCGGCATCTATAgcgaaaaatcaaataaattaccaaAAGTAAAAAATGTTTCTAGTGTCATGGATTTCTTTAGTACTATACAAGTATGGGTGCATTTACTAACAGGATAAAttctgttaggatcaagcgcttaccacaaCTTATTTCCTTACTagtctccgcccaacaatcccccagcCACTGGGTACTAGAAATGCCCTTGGCCCCTTTGCAGGCCATGCTGGGAATCGAACTTGTGGCCTGGCGCTTACCACtcatgccaaaagctatagcggGTAGCGAAGACGCAACTTATTTCCTTACTTATATATAGATCGCTATCACATTGTTCGAGACAGGCtaggtgttggacttggcccttagGGGTTTTAccggcctccacccaacaattccCCAACCACCAGGTACTAGACATGGCCCCTTTACTGCCCAAcaaattctctatttttctgGCATCAATTCTATATTGCTTGCCCTAATTTTCATATCCGGCATTTGAAAGTACCTAGATTTTAACGTCTAAAGATTAATAAGCACATGTTGGTTTAAACCAATAAGATATCTAAGTTGGGAAAGAACATTCAAAGTAAACCATAGGCAACTCTGTCTAGATTCAAGGCAAAGGAGTTGTTTAGTATCAAGCTCCCTTGGCTGAAATTGCGCTGTCCCTTAATGATTCCCTATTCAAAGTAAGTTTGATCAAATGCTATTGATTGTTCAAATAGCCATTGATACTTCCGACTCAATCATTGTAGGAGGGACAAGAGGAGTGCATAGGTATAGAAGCAAGAGCGTGCCAATAGAACGTTTTAAATGAAAGGAACCATGATGGCAAATGGCAATCGAGTCTTTGGCACATTACCATTCAATCCACCAATAAGTCCAGAAAGTTCAAAACTCAAACGCTAGCACGTCAATAGATGAGTTAATGAACATAGTTTCTGAACTCAAAGGATCCCAAGGTAGACACCCATGAATACAGGCACAAaatacaaacaaataaaacagaTAGCAAGCGCACACACAAAACGCTTAAACCATGAAGCATCAGAAAGGCGAGTGATCTGCAGATCATAGTTTTCCTAGTTCTAAACCAGGTAAATGGTAAATGGTGCACAATATAATTTTGCAAGCATGTTAAACAACCTATGTAGAAGTAAACCGTGCTTCAAAAAACTTACATTAAGTATCGAAGGTTCAGGCAGTGGACATTGAATAGGGCTGTCAGTTTCAAGAGGCTCGGTTGGGTGTTCAACTGGCTTAAATCCAAGCGCGATTTCAATACCATGAGTGGTGGCAGAGGATGCTCCGGCTAAAGTAGTAGCCACTGTCGCCTCGGGCTTAGGGGGCAATGCTTCGCTCTCATCCTGCATCAAGTAATAGAATACAATTGTAGTTAAAGAGTTCAAGCACTTGAAAGATGAtatctttcttgttttttttttttttgagtgctactgactctattatattgagtatctgttcatctatactttcttgTTAAACACCTATGGTCATAATGTCATATGGtggttaggttttttttttttttttttttttgagtgggtggggggtgggggtcaATGTCAGCATCAAGCTCATACCAATTGTGACATAAAACCACTAAGATGACAACCCGGCCAAGTTGATTATACTGTTCACTTGGTAACAACTAAGTACAACTCCAGTTGGAGCGGCCTATTAGCCTTATTGATTTGAGCCGATCAATTATGAGCGGATTTAGCTCCTTATGATCCTCAGAAGATTGGTTCAGACCCTCGCATAGTGGAATTGGGTCAACTTCATGACTTCTTCAATTCCATAAGGAGTTTAGACACAGAAAACTAGTCAAACCATGTCCAAATGCTCTCAGTTTAACACAAAATAAATGCAGAAATCCAGAAAGATAACAAACCCAAATCAAGCAAAAGCATATCCATTCGTTATCAGATGTTCAGATCAATAAACACACCACAATATAGCAATCGGATCAGAAAACTttaatcaacaaaaagaacacaAATTTAAACCTAATGGAATCCAGAAAACTGCAGACCAGAGAGATAGAAGCTTACAAGCGCACTCTGAGTTCTTCTGTGCCCAGTTTTAGACACTGAAAATCTTGAAAAAATACCCACCATGTTAAGCAGAAGAACAACCAGCGAAAAAAGGgggaaacaaacaaacaaaaaaaagaaaaaaagaaaaagaaaacacaacGGATTGGTCGAGTTGCTTTTGTTTTCCTGTTCtgtcactctctctctctctctctctctctctagaatgTTAGTCAGCGAGAGTGGGGCATGCCGTGAGCTGGTGGCTTGCTGGGTTGGTTTGTTTTCGAGCTGATTCTGCCTGCGGCATAGTACATCCTCGTAAGATTTGAGGAGTTTAATATTGGCAGTTAAGGCAAGTGTATGGATTTTGGAAAAGCTGAGAATAGAATAATTAACAAGTGGTTTTTAAGGTAAGACGATGCGTGAATCGAAGGACAAATGGCTTTAAGGTAAGAAGTCGGTTGAACGTGTTGCGTTCCCTATTGACTTTTGGATTTCTTCCGCCTGCCCCGCCCCCTGCcggagtattttttattttttagtattatgactttgttacaatgtagtattgttTGAACTCGAACTCACTATCTTCTATATGGAGTAAATAAGTGTCACtcgaccacaaggtttttggtTACTTTCGGAGTTTTGTAGGTagagatttatattttttatatctaaaaaagaaagatgaaaagaaaaaaacaaaaacatattgattgacattattattatgttttgttaataaaaacTACTCCGTagtttttttacttttttatgttatagaataatattgtgatgttttttaattagaaaactCGGCTCTATTAAATTTGATACATGCGTCCATTTTTTACGTCAATATTCTTTTACTCTTTAACTCATTGTCTTCAATATTTTTGCTTGTTGCGGTGCTAGGAAATGGCTCATACCATAGACTTGTGATTTATGCCCAATATGAGTGAGGCCCAATCCAAACACAAGTGGTAATCTATAGTGAACATCTTACATTGGGAGGGGGAGCATGATTATACTTACATAAACATATAGGCCATGACAATACAACGAATGAGAAAATGAAGAGTTACATTAAAGGTAGCACATAAGAGTTACATGGATAATATGATACTCACCTCTATTGTCAATAAGTAAAATACAAACTAATTGACATGCATAAATAGCTTAGCGCCTTAGCTTCTAACTTGCAAATGACTAGCCACTTTTTAGTTTAACACTATTGTGCTATAGAGGTGATTGCAAATGACTCGTGgcattttagtttatatttgCAATATTGAGAATTTATTTCAATATGATACTTTTTTAGGCGaaaatttcttttattgaaaatttCCTTGATTTTTCTAGCATCTATAGTTAGTGAATGCTTAATCAAGGTAACCTAAAGTCACACCCTCGTCATTGCTATTAAAGGCTATGCTATGATGGGTTGATTGATGATGAAAACAAACTTGGTTGGATGGGTTAGGGTATAAATTTGGAGATAGTTGAAAGGATTGTTCATCTTTGTAAATTTATCTCAAGAGATTTGTTGCatctattaattttattttaatactgaaaaaaaaaatgagaaacaaTAGAACTCAATTAAAcgcaataaattttataattttacatatGAAACATGCTAAGAGTTGATAACTCTACTCATATTACGGCATAGCTAAGTTTGTTTTTATATCTTATCTTGAGTGTTAGATTCCTAACAGTCAAGTGGAACATGCTATCATTGGTTAGTTTAGTAAGACATTTGTAGAGTTCGAGATATCAAATTTCAAGTAAGATCATTTATAGGACACGAAAGGATCTAGAGTGATTCACTGGATGTACATTTATTATCAGAATCAACCCGTGTATGCGCCAAATAGCAGGAGTGTGGGATCGCCAAAAGTGCAGTGATCCTGCACGGTGACCTACACAAATTGCTTGCTCGTCAACTTTGCACACGGGCACACTTTACCCCATTTGGACATTATGCGGGGATGTGTGATTGTGTGAATAGTTGTTTGACGTGTCTTAAACTCTCACCGTCTCACGTCTCAAATTTTAACAAGAAAATAATTGTTAGTCAAAATCTATGAAATGTGactgtaatttcattataatcatctcattctaaaataataatgtgactgtaatttcatttataataatctcattctaaatttcattattgttATAGTAgtctcaaaattttatattctttaataaTGAAAGTACAGTTTTCAACGAGAGACTCGAAAGGAAAGGATATGAACTACCCAAAGTCTCATTATCAAATTATCCGAATGTTTTACTCATGCCCAAACTACCCGAGCAACTGCCCCGTAACCTAAAGCATCGAAGCTAAACAGTCATTTTGCAGGTTTGCACGTCGCAGTTACGTCGGAGACCAAGGCGATGGACGGCAAGGGTTACGACTATATAGATTTCACCGACGAAATCATAGAGCAAATCGACCAAACGGTCATAGCCGTTCAGCTCGCCTCTGGCCAGCTACgcgattctcctcttcctcctccaccCGCTCCTCAACCGCAGCCACCGGCGACAGCGGCAGCACCGCAGTTAGTCGACACAAGCCATTCAGCTCCGCGGCCTGCGGCGGCAGCATCGCAGTTCGTTGTTACCGGCTATTCATCGCGGCGGCCGGCAGCGCCGCAGTTCGACGGCATCAGCTATTCGCCTCCGCGGGAGTTCTCTCAGAGGGATAATCAACAGGCAGCGTCATCCTCCTCCTGCCATGGTTCCAGTCAATCTCCCCTGAAT encodes:
- the LOC116026551 gene encoding 2-(3-amino-3-carboxypropyl)histidine synthase subunit 1, whose translation is MEPLCENSTSTAVVAADVQNPSPAARPRPKRFVKNQIPDSILNDAALNAAISLLPANYNFEIHKCVWRIRSTGAKRVALQFPEGLLMYSLVIVDILSTFTSAAHCFVLGDVTYGACCVDDLSAAALSADLLIHYGHSCLVPIDTTTIPCLYIFVEIAIDVRKFLHELKVNFAPEQYGNFIMAGTIQFAGAIRAVKPELEKLGFRVLIPQAKPLSAGEVLGCTAPSVSKICSPENAVLIFVADGRFHLEAFMIANPGIRTYRYDPYIGKLFLEEYDHDGMKEERRRAIEKAKEAKNWGVVLGTLGRQGNPRILDRLEKKMEEKDMTWTVIMMSEISPARIALFEDSVEAWIQIACPRLSIDWGDAFGRPLLTPFEAEIALGDLPGWWERKSAVNSGASSKNGSESSKNESCCSCNNAGLKGEEEAVVDYPMDYYARDGGEWNSCYSKKPARPSQRSTQCCRS
- the LOC116027786 gene encoding 26S proteasome non-ATPase regulatory subunit 13 homolog B-like; protein product: MAALQYLDSLRNAHPELSDWYNTLADLYQRKLWHQLTHKLEEFVSLSVFQAGDALIQLYHNFITDFETKINLLKLAHFAVIVSRQYSEKEAAISYLEGVIEKLRNTKELRIEEPILYIKMQIALLKLEQGDQKGCKNLLEEGKSTLDSMTDIDPTVYASYYWVSSQYHKFRQEFAEFYKSALLYLAYTSVESLSESFKLDLAFDLSLSALLGENIYNFGELLAHPIIKSLTGTKVEWLYHILEAFNTGDLVRYQSLCNVHQGALNAQPALVQNEKKLLEKINILCLMEIIFSRPSEDRTIPLSIIAERTKLTVEDVEYLLMKSLSVHLIEGIIDQVEGTVYVSWVQPRVLGIPQIKSLCDRVDNWMDKVHNALLSVEAETPDLVAA
- the LOC116026661 gene encoding uncharacterized protein LOC116026661, producing the protein MVGIFSRFSVSKTGHRRTQSALDESEALPPKPEATVATTLAGASSATTHGIEIALGFKPVEHPTEPLETDSPIQCPLPEPSILNDGRIWKERVSAVRKTGDLPVMQQGAAAEPEGAGTARRPPSGRLILPSISAPEHSILKLLEESGI